One window of the Cherax quadricarinatus isolate ZL_2023a chromosome 50, ASM3850222v1, whole genome shotgun sequence genome contains the following:
- the LOC128695318 gene encoding ionotropic receptor 93a-like, which translates to MRQPVAVTVVVAVLIHAVLHTSLVAGSMLSLRQDYGKLQSPYQSAAVVLDAALRPHCSGIIIHDAKNLPSASFISPSPTAQALSSMTLRTYHHCFIVSFENIVYILTNITCILEYKVFCSVKMKNRMTQPVAVTVVAAVLIHPVLRTSLVAGSMLSLRQNYGKLQSPYQSAAVVLDAALRPRCSGIIIHDAKNSPSASFIIVLSHLHYIIQGLDQLWASWGVAVFQVASESQDANLTQAQLSFVVSQARRLRQVSGCMTVVVVSDNKDFLATFAECSLKGRLLVWSTRLLAVTRLPLPQLQQLMSTHWTFSMMNAMLIILNEKLSLQSFSVYINLPYSASGARIMRTGTWTTDRGLRLLNYLLFPEKFNNFYGATVNVTALPYKPFWSVVEERSGDNSCVTRYSGSDAIMLRAIANSLNFTINVVPTSNWDEVTDLVMERTSFMATVTYMVLPQRLPLYDFTYIYIHGSISFSAATPSLTFTWKSLFDPLAVEVWISIFVILFLVPPCLLMINYPEDTAKLSNKLTIGDSAEIAVGTLLGQSTKNQLPESSSSRLLLVAWLVFAFIVSNVYRGNLTAALTLPKYPARPETLEQLVKVVDKVTMPDYGEKFHQFFKQSDSLVYQTLSNIMEIVPSAEYGLHQAAVKKQAYMDSYYYLQQMIADYFTLVDGSTKLYIGRENIIPGLHAWPVPHDAPYRLQLDKLMMSITEAGLHKKWVNDMILESKEESRRRELEELETGLVVAAQSAPETTGNQALTLHHMQGPFMLVALGLSSSIIVFVTELLYRIMKNMNCFTI; encoded by the exons ATGAGACAACCAGTggcagtgactgtggtggtagcagtgctgatTCACGCAGTGCTACACACCAGTCTCGTAGCTGGAAGCATGCTGAGTCTTCGTCAAG ATTATGGGAAGCTTCAGAGTCCTTACCAgtcagctgcagttgtccttgatGCTGCCCTTCGGCCACACTGCTCTGGTATTATCATTCATGATGCCAAGAACTTACCGTCAGCCAGTTTTATC TCTCCCAGCCCCACTGCTCAGGCATTGTCATCTATGACACTAAGAACTTACCATCACTGTTTTATCGTAAGCTtcgaaaatattgtatatattcTTACCAACATTACTTGTATCCTTGAATATAAG GTATTCTGCAGTGTAAAAATGAAAAATAGGATGACACAACCAGTGGCAGTGACTGTGGTGGCAGCAGTGCTGATTCACCCAGTGTTACGCACCAGTCTCGTAGCTGGAAGCATGCTGAGTCTTCGTCAAA ATTATGGGAAGCTTCAGAGTCCTTACCAgtcagctgcagttgtccttgatGCTGCCCTTCGGCCACGCTGCTCTGGTATTATCATTCATGATGCCAAGAATTCACCTTCAGCCAGTTTCATC ATCGTCTTGTCACATTTACACTACATAATCCAGGGCCTCGACCAGCTGTGGGCTTCCTGGGGAGTGGCAGTGTTCCAGGTAGCTTCTGAGAGCCAGGATGCTAACTTGACGCAAGCACAGCTCTCATTTGTGGTCTCCCAGGCAAGGCGG CTGAGGCAGGTGTCTGgctgcatgacggtggtggtagtgagtgacaaCAAAGACTTCCTCGCCACCTTCGCTGAGTGTTCCCTCAAGGGCCGCCTCCTGGTGTGGTCGACGAGGCTCCTCGCCGTCACCCGCCTGCCCCTCCCGCAGCTGCAGCAACTCATGAGCACCCACTGGACATTTTCCATGATGAATGCGATGTTGATAATTTTAAACGAGAAGTTGAGTCTACAAAG TTTCAGTGTGTATATAAATCTGCCGTACAGCGCCTCCGGAGCCAGAATAATGCGGACTGGGACATGGACAACAGATCGTGGTCTTCGACTTCTTAATTACCTCCTTTTCCCTGAAAAATTCAATAA tttttatgGAGCCACAGTAAATGTGACAGCTTTGCCATATAAACCTTTCTGGAGCGTAGTCGAGGAACGGAGTGGTGATAATAGTTGTGTCACCAGGTACTCTGGTAGCGATGCCATTATGCTGCGAGCCATTGCTAACTCTCTCAACTTTACCATTAACGTGGTACCTACAAGCAACTGGGACGAG GTCACTGACTTGGTGATGGAGAGAACTTCCTTCATGGCAACTGTTACTTACATGGTACTTCCACAGCGCCTTCCTCTGTATGACTttacatatatttacatacatgGCTCGATCTCCTTCTCCGCGGCTACACCTTCTCTAACTTTCACTTGGAAAAGTCTCTTTGACCCTCTTGCAGTCGAAGTTTGGATATCAATCTTCGTGATCTTATTTCTGGTGCCTCCCTGTCTGCTTATG ATCAATTACCCAGAAGACACAGCAAAATTAAGTAACAAATTAACAATAGGAGACTCGGCTGAAATAGCTGTTGGAACGCTGCTTGGTCAGAGTACCAAGAATCAGCTACCTGAGAGTAGTTCGAGTcggttgttgctggtggcttgGTTGGTGTTCGCCTTCATCGTGAGCAACGTCTACAGGGGCAACCTGACAGCCGCTCTCACCCTCCCCAAGTACCCTGCCAGACCAGAGACACTGGAGCAGCTCGTCAAAGTTGTTGACAA GGTAACAATGCCTGATTATGGGGAGAAGTTTCATCAGTTCTTCAAACAGTCAGATTCCTTAGTATATCAGACACTCTCTAACATCATGGAAATTGTCCCTTCCGCAGAGTATGGACTACATCAAGCTGCAGTTAAAAA ACAGGCCTACATGGACAGCTACTACTACCTTCAGCAGATGATCGCTGACTACTTCACACTGGTGGACGGCAGCACTAAACTTTACATCGGTAGAGAGAACATTATACCCGGACTCCACGCTTGGCCTGTACCTCACGACGCTCCTTACAGGCTTCAGCTTGACAAATTAATGATGTCTATTACAGAG GCTGGCTTACACAAAAAATGGGTTAATGACATGATTCTTGAGTCCAAGGAAGAGAGTCGCAGGAGAGAGCTTGAGGAGCTGGAGACAGGACTGGTAGTGGCTGCCCAGAGTGCACCAGAGACCACTGGGAATCAGGCTCTAACACTCCACCACATGCAAGGTCCTTTCATGCTAGTCGCCCTGGGTCTATCTTCGTCTATAATTGTGTTTGTCACAGAGTTATTATATAGAATTATGAAAAATATGAACTGCTTCACAATTTAA